The Haloarcula laminariae genomic sequence TCCTACAGGAACAAGATGTCTTCAACCCGAGAGAACACATCCTACTTCCATCAGGCACCTGCTATCACGCCATCTCTTTTCGCAGAATCTCCTTCGCTACGGACTGTATTCAAACCAGCTTTTGTCTACTCTATCTTCGCAATCTTCTCCGATAGAGTTGCTGTATCAAATTCCTTTTTCTTATTCTCAGCTGAATATGGCCCTAACACAATCGGTAGAGACGAGGTCAATATTGAGAAGTTCTCTTCAAACCTTTCAGAAGAACATCTGGCAGATCTAGCTGATTTGTACCAGGATTTTGCCCGGAGAGAGGACCGGGCGAAGTTTGTGGAGTTCTGGCGACGAAGTATGCTACGGAACTGTGATGGAATCACTGATATAATAGACGAGATCGCAGATATACGGAAGAGCTACCAGTTCATCGAAAGCGAAGTGATTGAGAAGAATTTTGATGAACTGAGTGATGCGGTCCGTGATACTAATACATTCATGACAGAGATTACTTCACAGGTTTCGGATACTACGACCGCTCTTTCTGACGAAATCCAACGGTTAGTGTTTGCTCTTCTGGGAGCTATTATAGCGAATCTTTTCTTGATTCTTCGCTGGAGTAACTTTGACACTGTCATCCCTTTCTCGCTATTCGTTGTGAGTGCGATACTGCTGTTCTATTTCCCACTTATTGATCGAAGGATCGAGGAACTGGAGGAGATGAAATCCAAGGGTCAGGAAGACTATGAGACGTATAAAGACCTGATTTCGGATTTCACAGGCCAGGCCTTTGATTTCGATGATCTGGAGGCCCGGAAGGATGAGTATCTCTCGTACGCCGATCAGAGGCTGCAGTGGTCAAGGCGGAAAATCAGACAGATACACGCAGTTTTGCTGCTTACAGGGTTACTGTTTGTATTCTTCGCTAATCTCCAGTACGAGGTCTTCACGATTCAAGTTGCGTTCTCAGGGGTGTTTTTCGTCTCAAGCTCGTATATCACCTACCAAACTCATACGCAGACCGACGAGTACAGTTACCATCGACTTGATTTGAATCCCTTTGGACAGAGCTCTTCTGATTCCAGCGATAGCGATGGCGGAGACGTTGATGAAGTCGGTGAGGACGATGAGAATGATGATGAAGCTGATCCAACATCAACGAACTACCTACCATTAATTGTCTCAGCCCTGTCTTTAGCAGCTATTATTGTCCACATCGCGGTAGCTTATTGATTTGGACCACAGGGTAGAAGCGTGTTTCAATACCCCTTGTAGCTATATGTTTCGCCAGAGTCGGAGTAAAACTTGAGAAGCATGTTGGGCCTGCTCCCGGTAGTCCTGCATCTCACTTGCGGTAATGTTGGTCTCGATGGAGTGAGCTCCTGAGTTGGCGTCTTTCCGGAAGGCGTTCAGTTCGTCTATGAAGTCACTGTCAAGGCCTCCGGACAGGTGCTGAAAGTCGTCGAGATTGTCCTCGAAGTTGTTGATGAGTGTGCTGAAGTTCTTGAACCGGTGGTTACTGGGAAGGTAGTACAAGTCTATCTCTTGCTTCCCGTACTGTTCTCGGAGAATGTCGATCAACAGGTTCTCAAGAAGTTTTCGTGTCAATACGAGTGTGGCGTCGTTTACCCCGATACTATAACAGCGGTTGATATCTTCGACAAGGTCTGGGTAGAACGTGCCGGGCACGTTGTCGATGTCGAGAAACTGTTCTGAGCGGAACGTAGAATGTAGCACTCCTGTACCCGGGCCCTTGTTTTCCAAGATTTCTAGGGCCGGGTACTTTTCCAGTGTATCTGTGTCGGTGTCGGCCAAGGTGTAGATCCGCTTCATTACGCCGACTGCTTGCTCCTCGTCTTCCTCGGCTACCTCTGTGAGGAACTGGGTTGTATTAGCTTGCTGGTCGTTGTCGCTGTGGTCCCAACTGGCGTGGAATCGGTCTATGTTTCTCAGGGTGTCGTTGACGCCGAGCTCTGTGGCGGCCATTGCCCAGTCATTTGTTTCCAAGTCTTTCTGAACGGCAAAGCGAGAAAACTGGCCGATAAGAGTCTCCATAGGTTCCTGAGACATGGACGAATTGTTCAGATTTCAGATGTGTCGTCGTCTAATTGTCCAGCGAGTGCAATATCTGCTTCCGTAACGGTTTCTGGATCAACTAGCTCAATCTCCTCTGTGAGTTTATGATGCATCCTTCGAATCGTACCATTAGTCCCATATCTACGGCGTCTCCGATGTATCGTGCGCAACTGACCCTCTGCCCAGTCGCTCATCTCGTGATCGTCCAGGAGTTCTAGGATTTCTTCCGCTTCTCCGCTTACGTCCTCGTCGCTGTTCGCAATCTGGCGACATAACTGTTTGATGTCAGTAACCACATCACTATCGCCGCTCTGCCGGCTCAAAATATCGTTTTGCCATGTACTTGGCGTCCCTAACTCACCCACGAAGGATTTCAGCTCCTCAAAATCATCTTCGGGAATCGCGTGACGAGTGGTATCAGGGGAAGATACCGTCTCAAACACTCGAACTTCATCTGTCTCCAGACGTGGGAACTGAGTGAAGACCGTTTGTCCTCCGATTGTGGTGCTTTGTACTCGATCCGAATCGAAGATGGTGGTTCGCCATTCAGTGCGTCCACTACTGTGTTCTAAGTGTGCGAGTGAGACGTATCCTTCTTGGCCAGGGGAGACGAAATACTGCGGTTCAGACCTGTCTGCGACGGCATCGTAGGTTTCCTGAAGCTCCTCGATATCGACATCATTTTCCTCACAGAACGCTCGAACGATGTTTCTGAGATCGTCGTACTTCGACCCAATACCCTCTAACCGTTCATCACCAAACTCTGCACCGCCTTCTTCTAATCGCTCGTAGGTCATGAGCGTCTTGTGTACTTGCTCTTCAGCAGTATCCAAGATGGGGGCGGCATGACCGAAGGTGTTTGCGATGTCTTGGATTTTCTCTTGAATTCGTTCAACAAGCCCGAGCTGCTTCCGCAGATCGCCTGTCGGAGCAAAGTTGTAAATACACAGTTCATCATGCCGCGTTGTGATGCGGTCAATACGCCCAATTCTCTGCTCCATCTTCATCGGGTTCCAGTGGAGGTCGTAGTTCACGATGACTCGTGCATCCTGGAGATTCTGTCCGACCCCTAGCACGTCGGTTGCAAACAGGATATCGATTTCTTCACCGGGGGTAACATCGGCTTCTTGAGCTTCTGGAGCGAACCGCTCAACAATTCTCTCATCGAACCCGCTACCTCCGTGGACAAATCCGACGGTAGGATTGCTCGGATTTTGACCGAGCGTAGCAACGTTGGTGTGAGCTGGGTTCTCGCCGGTTAGTTGCTCGAAGAGATGAGTGATAGTGGGTACGTACTGACTGAATATGAGGACCTTCTCGTCCGATAGCTCTCGATCAATTAATCCACGAAGGCGTTCCGCCTTAGCGTCTTTAGTGCGCCCGTCTTCTTTGGTCTGAAGTGCATTCTGTGCTTGCCGTTTTATACGTTCAAGTTCTCGAAGGTCTTCGTCAATGTCTGCTACGATTTCATCCCTTTTCGATGGGCTAACTCTATTGAGGGCTTCTGCGACATCCTCAAAGTCAACATCCTTGGCGAAATCATCCTCGAATGTATCTCGTATCTGTTCGACGGCGTCACTCCGGTTTTGCGCATCATCCAGGTCACCAGTAGCGATGTGACGTGTGATGCGCTCTCGTTCCATAAGCCGTTCAACAGAACTCTCGAACGCAGCTAAGCTACTCTCAAGACGTTTGAGGAGATTAATGAGCATCAGAATGCTCGCGTTCTGGTACTCAATGATTAGCTCCTCCTCCTCATCTCCATCAGCGTCATACCGATCAGCGCTAACGTAGGGGATGTTCAGCCCAGAGTTCTCGGAGTCATCTGAACCGATGACGGTATCGACGATATCGCTATAGAGTTCGTCAAGGCGAGGGTCATCAGGAGTGATAAGACGCGGCTTTCGATCGGGAACGCTGATGGCCCGGTCTCCGATGGTGATGTCCCCGTAATTGTCGAGGATGTATTTGCGGTCCCTCGAAATAATGACCTCCCTCATAATTGACTCAATGAGTTCTTCAAGGTCTGAAAGCCGACTCTGAGTGCTCGCGGATTTGTCTTCCTCGCTGGAGAGGCGGTCGTACTGTTTAAAAATCTCGCTTGGTGACAGGCCCTTCAGTTCAATGTCGAAGTCGTCGTCGTCAGCAAACACCTTGATCAGATTGTCCACGTCTCGAACGGAGTTGTGGATCGGCGTTGCAGTGAGCATCACGAACTTCTTGCCCTTCCGACCGATTGACTGGAGTTTATCATAGCGCTGTGTTCCAGTATTTCGGAGGTTATGAGATTCGTCGACGAGAATCAAATCAACTCCACGTAGTCGTTGGATTTCTTTCTCAGACAGCCGAGAGAGTTTGTTGAAGCTCATGAACGTCTTCTCAGCAGTCGTCGGAAATTCACCAGTATCCGCATCAAGGAGGTCCTGCATCCACATCCGCTTCAGTCGCTTCGGAGCGATGACGAGAACGTCGTCTCGGGAACTCGTATACTCCTGTACAAGCGGAGCACCGATGTATGACTTACCGAGACCGACGCTGTCTGCTAAAACGACACCATTGTATTTTTCGAGTGGGCGACGGGCTGCTCTGAACGCGTCCTGCTGGAATGCTGTGAGTTGCTCTTCGTAATCGCCCGTGATGTCCTGAAGTAGGGTTCCCTCTCGAACATCTCGGGAAAATTGCTCCACAATAAACCGCTTCGTCGCTTCGTACGGTGAAATCGTTTCCACCTCGGCGACCGATGTTTCGCCTTCTCCTGTAGAGATGTCCGGTAGGTCATCTTCGAACTGCGACTTCTCTATCGCGGCAGTCATCAGGTCCTTGTCGAATTCGCTTGCCTCCTCCCAAATCTCCTCGAACCACTCGCCGAGATACCGGATGGTGTTGTTGTCCTTCTTTTCCACATTCAATTCGACGTTTCCGCGGAGGCCGCTAGCAGAGAGGTTTGAAGAGCCGATAATTGCCCGACCAAGGTCCGGGGAACCGGCAGGATGCTCGAAGAGATAGAGTTTTGGGTGGAATCGACTGTCGTCGTACACACGAA encodes the following:
- a CDS encoding helicase-related protein, whose amino-acid sequence is MSNNNRSQNDPDWSEYSDVLDNREYNVAERANTIAPEAETVRIAVGYFYLGGFDLLKENLRRAERVEILIGTDTDQRTIDELERGFANDLEEYDLSEAQEGINRLYELIQEDKVDVRVYDDSRFHPKLYLFEHPAGSPDLGRAIIGSSNLSASGLRGNVELNVEKKDNNTIRYLGEWFEEIWEEASEFDKDLMTAAIEKSQFEDDLPDISTGEGETSVAEVETISPYEATKRFIVEQFSRDVREGTLLQDITGDYEEQLTAFQQDAFRAARRPLEKYNGVVLADSVGLGKSYIGAPLVQEYTSSRDDVLVIAPKRLKRMWMQDLLDADTGEFPTTAEKTFMSFNKLSRLSEKEIQRLRGVDLILVDESHNLRNTGTQRYDKLQSIGRKGKKFVMLTATPIHNSVRDVDNLIKVFADDDDFDIELKGLSPSEIFKQYDRLSSEEDKSASTQSRLSDLEELIESIMREVIISRDRKYILDNYGDITIGDRAISVPDRKPRLITPDDPRLDELYSDIVDTVIGSDDSENSGLNIPYVSADRYDADGDEEEELIIEYQNASILMLINLLKRLESSLAAFESSVERLMERERITRHIATGDLDDAQNRSDAVEQIRDTFEDDFAKDVDFEDVAEALNRVSPSKRDEIVADIDEDLRELERIKRQAQNALQTKEDGRTKDAKAERLRGLIDRELSDEKVLIFSQYVPTITHLFEQLTGENPAHTNVATLGQNPSNPTVGFVHGGSGFDERIVERFAPEAQEADVTPGEEIDILFATDVLGVGQNLQDARVIVNYDLHWNPMKMEQRIGRIDRITTRHDELCIYNFAPTGDLRKQLGLVERIQEKIQDIANTFGHAAPILDTAEEQVHKTLMTYERLEEGGAEFGDERLEGIGSKYDDLRNIVRAFCEENDVDIEELQETYDAVADRSEPQYFVSPGQEGYVSLAHLEHSSGRTEWRTTIFDSDRVQSTTIGGQTVFTQFPRLETDEVRVFETVSSPDTTRHAIPEDDFEELKSFVGELGTPSTWQNDILSRQSGDSDVVTDIKQLCRQIANSDEDVSGEAEEILELLDDHEMSDWAEGQLRTIHRRRRRYGTNGTIRRMHHKLTEEIELVDPETVTEADIALAGQLDDDTSEI